In Solanum lycopersicum chromosome 5, SLM_r2.1, the following are encoded in one genomic region:
- the LOC101256876 gene encoding probable carboxylesterase 11 translates to MPSLIVKVYSLLFKYNLNRRLQSLIQSPISYPFNGVVSRADESIITSNPSFSTDGVATKDLHIDSLTCLSLRIYLPQSALISLRNLESGEGVYGGYVPGKNGKNCKKLPVILQFHGGAWVTGGIDTVSNDVFCRKLAKSCDAIVIAVGYRLAPESRFPAAFEDGVAAIKWLGKQANLAECSRSSLDKRIVNGEKHRGRQIVDGFGASMVEPWLEAHLDPSRCVLLGVSCGANIANYVARYAVEAGKLLDPIKVVAQILMYPFFIGNIPTHSEMKLANSYLYDKATCILAWKIFLPETDFNLDHLAANPLKPGNEKPLDLKHMPPTLTVVAQYDWMRDRAIAYSEELRRVNVDAPLLDYKDAVHDFATLYVLQKTPKAQACLEDISIWVKKYISLRGNEFSY, encoded by the exons ATGCCGAGCTTAATTGTCAAAGTTTACAGCTTACTCTTCAAGTATAACCTTAATCGCCGATTGCAATCACTAATCCAATCCCCAATTTCATACCCTTTTAACGGTGTCGTCTCACGCGCCGATGAATCGATTATCACTTCTAACCCTAGTTTCTCTACCGACGGTGTTGCAACTAAGGACCTGCATATTGATTCTTTGACTTGTCTATCTCTCAGGATTTACCTCCCTCAATCTGCACTTATTTCGTTGAGAAATTTGGAATCTGGTGAAGGGGTTTATGGGGGTTATGTACCGGgaaaaaatgggaaaaattgtaagaaattGCCGGTGATTTTGCAGTTTCATGGTGGTGCTTGGGTGACTGGGGGTATTGATACGGTTTCCAATGATGTTTTTTGTAGGAAATTGGCGAAATCTTGTGATGCTATTGTGATTGCTGTTGGGTATAGATTGGCACCGGAGAGTAGGTTTCCGGCTGCGTTTGAAGATGGGGTTGCGGCGATTAAGTGGTTAGGGAAGCAAGCTAATTTGGCGGAATGTAGTAGGTCAAGTTTGGATAAGAGGATTGTTAATGGAGAGAAGCATAGGGGAAGGCAAATTGTGGATGGATTTGGGGCTTCTATGGTTGAGCCTTGGTTAGAAGCTCATCTAGATCCTTCAAG GTGTGTTCTTCTTGGAGTAAGCTGCGGAGCCAACATTGCTAATTATGTTGCTCGATATGCTGTTGAGGCAGGGAAACTTTTGGATCCTATAAAAGTTGTGGCTCAAATTCTTATGTACCCTTTCTTCATTGGAAATATTCCTACGCATTCAGAGATGAAACTGGCAAACTCTTACCTCTACGACAAGGCTACATGCATTCTTGCTTGGAAAATTTTCCTCCCAGAGACGGATTTCAATCTGGACCACCTAGCTGCTAATCCCCTTAAACCAGGAAACGAGAAACCCTTGGACTTGAAGCATATGCCACCCACGCTTACAGTGGTCGCTCAGTATGATTGGATGCGAGACAGGGCTATTGCTTATTCAGAAGAACTTCGAAGAGTGAATGTCGATGCCCCTCTTCTTGATTACAAGGATGCTGTGCATGACTTTGCTACCCTCTACGTGCTTCAGAAAACGCCTAAAGCTCAGGCTTGCTTAGAGGACATCTCGATTTGGGTCAAAAAGTATATATCCCTCAGAGGCAATGAATTTTCATACTGA